The genome window CCTGCTCGCAGCCTTTGCCTTTGTCGGCGTTCGCAAGGCTGCGTAAGCAATTCGATCAAGGCTGCAGTTCGGTATCCCAGTAGAGATAATCGAGCCAGCTATCATGCAGATAGTTCGGCGGGAACAGCCGGCCGTTATTGTGCAGATCCTGCACCGTCGGCTGATAGGGCTTCTGCGACGGGAACATGCCTGCCTGCTTGGGAAGCTTGCTGCCCTTGCGCAGATTGCAGGGCGAACAGGCTGCCACGACATTCTCCCAGGTCGTCTCGCCGCCATGGGCGCGCGGGATGACATGGTCGAAGGTCAGGTCGTCATGGGCGCCACAATACTGGCATTCGAACCGGTCACGCAGGAAGACGTTGAACCGGGTGAAAGCAGGATTGCGGGATGGCTGAACGTAAGTCTTCAGGCACACGACACTCGGAAGCCGCATCGAGAAACTCGGTGAGGACACCGAATGCTCATATTCTGCGATGATGTTCACACGGTCGAGAAATACCGCCTTGATCGCGTCCTGCCAGGACCACAGCGACAAGGGGTAATAACTCAGCGGCCGGTAGTCAGCGTTCAGAACGAGCGCTGGCAGGGCCTGGGGGGAGACTGCAATCGTCAAGGGACTCTCCTGATCGATTCGGCATCTGCACCTGTATATTAGGCCGGTTGTTACAGGATTGTGAAGTCCAATAAATTCAGAGGATAAAGGCAATTTGAAGAGTGTTGCCGATCAGCCGGTCGGCACCAGGTCGCGGCGCGTTTTCGCGGCGTAATAGGCCCAGAAAAGCCGGGCCGCCACGGAGCGCCACGGCGACCAGGCTTCCGAAAGCGCGGCAAGCGCCTTCGCCTGCGGCCGCGCCGCGAGACCGAATGCCGCACCGACGGCATTCTGCAGCGCCACATCGCCGGCCGGAAAGACGTCGGCATGGCCGCCGCAGAACATCAGATAGACCTCCGCCGTCCACGGACCGACGCCCTTGAGCGCCGTGAGTTCACCAAGCGCTTCATCAGGCGGCTTCAGGCAGAGCCCGGAAAGATCGAGGCGGCCGGAGGCAACGGCTTCAGCGATCCGCGACAGCGTCTCGGCCTTGGCGCGCGACAACCCGAATTCCCGCCATGCCTGGGAATGAAGCAGCGTGTAGCCTTCGGCGGTCAGCAACCCGTCCGCCGGCAGCATCCGCCGCCAGATCGCCTCGGCGCTAGCGCGCGATACCATCTGCGAGACGATGATATGGGCAAGGCCGGCAAAACCGGGTTCGCGCAGCCGCAACG of Rhizobium sp. BT04 contains these proteins:
- a CDS encoding HNH endonuclease; amino-acid sequence: MTIAVSPQALPALVLNADYRPLSYYPLSLWSWQDAIKAVFLDRVNIIAEYEHSVSSPSFSMRLPSVVCLKTYVQPSRNPAFTRFNVFLRDRFECQYCGAHDDLTFDHVIPRAHGGETTWENVVAACSPCNLRKGSKLPKQAGMFPSQKPYQPTVQDLHNNGRLFPPNYLHDSWLDYLYWDTELQP
- a CDS encoding DNA-3-methyladenine glycosylase → MLSSATDFSFEPLGGNVQIIRNDDDVRRGLEALLGLDPRLAPIAADIGPLPLRLREPGFAGLAHIIVSQMVSRASAEAIWRRMLPADGLLTAEGYTLLHSQAWREFGLSRAKAETLSRIAEAVASGRLDLSGLCLKPPDEALGELTALKGVGPWTAEVYLMFCGGHADVFPAGDVALQNAVGAAFGLAARPQAKALAALSEAWSPWRSVAARLFWAYYAAKTRRDLVPTG